GACGGCGATGCTGACGCTGTATTTCGTGTTGGCCGTCGGCGCGCACATTCGGGCCCGGGACAAGGTGGTGAACACCGTTCCGGCGGCGTCATTCCTGGCGACGTTCGCGGTGATGACGGTGCAGGGTCCCGACCGGGCCTAAGACAGCCTCAGCTCCACCATCGGCAAGGGCGTGTTGGTGTCGGTGATCGGCGCGCCGAGGGTTTCCTCCAGCACCGGTTTGAACCGCTCCCACGCCCGGGCGTGGCGGCCGCGGTAGGCGGCCAGCGTGCGGTCGGCTTCCGGTTGGTCGAGGACGCGTGCGACGGCGGCCGCCGGTGCGTGGCTGCCGGCGTAGACGCGTACCCGCGGGTTGGCCTGAATGTTGCGGAACCACTGGGCTTTTCGGCCGAAG
The nucleotide sequence above comes from Mycobacterium malmoense. Encoded proteins:
- a CDS encoding nitroreductase family deazaflavin-dependent oxidoreductase; protein product: MRAPTWIYKARAGALFGSRILMLEHIGRTSGARRYVVLEVVDHPAPDTYVVASGFGRKAQWFRNIQANPRVRVYAGSHAPAAAVARVLDQPEADRTLAAYRGRHARAWERFKPVLEETLGAPITDTNTPLPMVELRLS